The following are from one region of the Chloroflexota bacterium genome:
- a CDS encoding acyltransferase domain-containing protein, whose translation MINANQTETDTTANLSPVKRALLEIRELREKLDQAERQKTEPIAIVGLGLRFPGGANDPESFWTLLRDGVDTIAEVPPERWDINAYYDADPDKPGKMSTRFGAWLADVDKFDPYFFGIAPREAASMDPQHRLLLEVSWEALEHAGQSPEKLMGSQTGVFVGISNSDYFRMVYADPDRIDTYAATGNTYSVAAGRLSYLLGLHGPNVAIDTACSSSLVAVHLAVQSLRKGECNLALAGGVSVILTPEVHINFSRSRMMAADGRCKTFDAAADGYVRGEGCGMIALKRLSDAQADGDNILAVVRGAAINHDGRSGGLTAPNGPAQEAVIREALANSGVAPHEVSYAEAHGTGTSLGDPIEVRALGAVLGQGREAANPLMIGSVKTNVGHLEAAAGIAGLIKAVLALQHKEIPPHLHLKTLSPFIPWADLPITVPTQRAPWAGKRIAGVSSFGFSGTNAHIVLEEAPVVERKTADVERPLHLLTLSARSETALKTLSRRFINQLDSQSLADVCFTANSGRSHFAHRLAVVADSVPQAREKLVAFVEGRESLGMASGHMIQPTPPEVVFMFTGQGAQYVGMGRQLYETQPVFRKTLDKCDELLRPHLNQSLISLLNSQPSPLDETMYTQPALFAIQYALAELWKSWGIEPTVVLGHSAGEIVAACVAGVYNLEDGLKLSYERGRLMQTKSLAGEMVAVFADEARVAEAVAPFADKISIAAINGPSNVVISGAPEAVQSVVANLKEAGIKSRRLEISIASHSPMMAPMLDEFERVAATIKYSPPRIGLISNLSGQLQNEFDAGYWRRHIQQPVRFADSLKTLHEQGYKVFVEIGPKPTLLGMGQRCWPGGEGAGLWLPSLRDGRSDWEQILESLSALYVRGASVNWAGFDKPYSRRRLPLPTYPFERLRYWTDAAQSRPEPKRDVWESVVRAGQGQAGQGPLDLTLSTYSAKWDCLHRLTVAYVAAAFRELGVFGKAGEKQTAESLMAQCNIADTYRHLLRRWLEKLAAEGLLTQDGETFVSLKPLPDPELTSILNEARATLADAPTLLNYVEGCGSKLAAVLTGKESPLETLFPGGEYTVVEYIYRDWAVARYFNSIARSVVEAAQKAKGGKQLRVIEIGAGTGGTSSALLPALSPDSVYHYTDVSDFFLARAGQNFKDYAFVRYGLLDIEQDPAAQGYTPHSFDVVVAANALHATRNLHQTLQNARTLLAPGGLLVLYEATDHQSWFDITTGLIEGWQLFEDDLRTDNPLLSAEQWLATFQANGFDEAMALPERGSAAEILRQHILVARAPLTGQRAESAEPEWEGTRTNQVAQSVSASPTPAEELRSQLESALPDEREELLVGFARTQVTKVLRIDPSHPLDRKQRLMDLGVDSLMAVELRNLLTSGLGLARKLPATLMFDYPTVEAIARYLEREMFDGEKPAQTQPRLEAAQSALSADAIEQLSEDEVEALLLKKLDGMTK comes from the coding sequence ATGATCAACGCCAATCAAACAGAGACGGACACCACTGCGAATCTATCGCCCGTGAAGCGGGCGCTTCTCGAAATCCGCGAACTGCGCGAGAAGCTGGATCAGGCTGAACGACAGAAGACGGAACCCATTGCTATCGTCGGCCTCGGTCTCCGATTCCCCGGCGGCGCGAATGATCCTGAGTCGTTCTGGACTCTTCTGCGCGACGGCGTGGACACTATCGCCGAAGTGCCGCCGGAGCGTTGGGACATCAATGCTTACTACGACGCCGACCCCGACAAGCCGGGCAAGATGTCCACCCGTTTCGGCGCGTGGCTGGCCGACGTGGACAAGTTCGACCCCTACTTCTTCGGCATCGCCCCGCGTGAGGCGGCCAGCATGGACCCGCAACATCGCCTGCTCCTTGAAGTAAGTTGGGAGGCGCTGGAGCACGCCGGGCAGTCGCCGGAAAAATTGATGGGCAGTCAGACGGGCGTGTTCGTCGGCATCAGCAACAGCGACTACTTTCGCATGGTCTACGCCGACCCGGATCGCATTGACACTTACGCCGCGACCGGCAACACCTACAGCGTGGCCGCAGGCCGCCTCTCGTACTTGCTCGGCCTGCACGGGCCAAACGTGGCGATTGACACGGCCTGCTCGTCGTCGCTAGTGGCCGTGCATCTGGCCGTGCAAAGTTTGCGCAAGGGTGAATGCAATCTGGCGCTGGCGGGCGGCGTCAGTGTGATCCTGACGCCCGAAGTTCACATCAACTTCTCTAGGTCGCGGATGATGGCCGCCGACGGGCGGTGCAAGACGTTCGACGCGGCGGCGGACGGCTACGTGCGCGGTGAGGGTTGCGGCATGATTGCCCTCAAGCGACTCTCGGACGCGCAAGCCGACGGCGACAACATTTTAGCCGTCGTTCGCGGGGCGGCCATCAACCATGATGGCCGGAGCGGCGGCCTCACCGCGCCGAACGGCCCGGCCCAGGAAGCGGTGATTCGTGAGGCGCTGGCGAACAGCGGCGTTGCGCCGCACGAGGTGAGTTACGCCGAAGCGCACGGAACCGGCACCTCGCTCGGCGACCCGATTGAAGTGCGGGCGCTGGGCGCAGTTCTCGGCCAGGGTCGAGAGGCGGCCAACCCGTTGATGATCGGCTCGGTGAAAACAAACGTCGGTCATCTGGAAGCGGCGGCGGGCATCGCCGGACTCATCAAGGCCGTGCTCGCGCTTCAACACAAAGAGATTCCGCCGCACCTTCATTTGAAGACGCTTAGCCCGTTCATCCCCTGGGCCGACTTGCCAATCACTGTTCCCACCCAACGCGCGCCCTGGGCTGGCAAGCGCATCGCCGGTGTCAGCTCCTTCGGCTTCAGCGGCACGAACGCGCATATTGTTTTGGAAGAAGCGCCGGTGGTTGAACGCAAAACTGCGGACGTTGAGCGGCCACTGCATTTATTGACTCTCTCGGCCAGAAGTGAGACGGCGCTCAAAACGTTGAGCCGCCGATTTATCAATCAACTTGACTCTCAATCGCTGGCCGACGTTTGCTTCACCGCCAACTCTGGCCGCTCCCACTTCGCTCACCGGCTGGCCGTAGTCGCCGACTCTGTTCCTCAGGCGCGAGAGAAACTTGTTGCCTTTGTTGAAGGGCGCGAGTCGCTTGGTATGGCGAGTGGGCACATGATCCAACCGACCCCGCCCGAAGTCGTCTTCATGTTCACCGGGCAGGGCGCGCAGTACGTGGGCATGGGCCGCCAACTCTACGAGACCCAGCCTGTTTTCCGAAAGACACTCGACAAGTGTGATGAATTGCTTCGTCCGCACCTCAACCAATCTCTCATCTCTCTTCTCAACTCTCAACCGTCGCCGCTCGACGAAACGATGTACACCCAACCGGCTCTGTTCGCAATCCAGTACGCGCTGGCCGAGTTGTGGAAGAGTTGGGGCATCGAGCCAACCGTTGTTCTCGGCCACAGTGCGGGCGAGATTGTGGCCGCCTGCGTGGCGGGCGTGTATAACCTTGAAGATGGATTGAAGCTGAGCTACGAACGCGGGCGGCTGATGCAAACCAAGTCGCTGGCGGGCGAGATGGTGGCCGTGTTTGCCGACGAGGCCCGTGTGGCAGAGGCGGTTGCCCCGTTCGCCGACAAGATTTCGATTGCGGCCATCAACGGCCCGTCGAACGTCGTCATCTCTGGCGCGCCCGAGGCCGTTCAGTCGGTCGTCGCTAATCTAAAAGAGGCGGGCATCAAATCGCGGCGGCTGGAAATTTCGATTGCCTCTCACTCGCCGATGATGGCTCCGATGCTCGACGAGTTCGAGCGTGTTGCCGCAACGATCAAATATTCCCCGCCGCGCATCGGCCTGATCTCAAACCTGAGCGGCCAACTGCAAAATGAGTTTGACGCCGGCTACTGGCGGCGACACATTCAACAGCCGGTGCGCTTCGCCGACTCGCTGAAGACGTTGCACGAGCAGGGCTACAAAGTGTTCGTGGAGATCGGCCCCAAGCCGACTCTGCTGGGCATGGGCCAGCGGTGCTGGCCGGGCGGCGAGGGCGCGGGCCTGTGGCTGCCGTCTTTGCGCGACGGGCGGAGCGACTGGGAGCAAATTCTTGAGAGCCTGAGCGCTTTGTACGTTCGCGGCGCGAGCGTGAACTGGGCCGGCTTCGACAAGCCGTACTCGCGCCGGCGCCTGCCACTGCCCACTTATCCGTTTGAGCGTTTGCGTTATTGGACGGACGCGGCGCAATCTCGGCCTGAGCCGAAGCGCGACGTTTGGGAATCTGTCGTGCGGGCGGGGCAGGGCCAGGCGGGACAAGGCCCGCTCGATCTGACTCTTTCAACTTACTCGGCCAAGTGGGACTGTTTGCACCGTTTGACCGTTGCCTACGTGGCCGCCGCCTTCCGCGAGTTGGGCGTTTTCGGCAAGGCGGGCGAGAAGCAGACGGCAGAGTCGCTGATGGCCCAGTGCAACATTGCCGACACCTATCGCCACCTGCTGAGGCGCTGGCTGGAGAAGCTGGCCGCCGAAGGCCTGTTGACTCAGGATGGCGAAACATTTGTCAGCCTCAAGCCGTTGCCTGATCCCGAACTGACTTCGATTTTGAATGAAGCGCGGGCGACGCTGGCTGACGCTCCGACTCTGTTGAACTACGTCGAAGGATGCGGGTCGAAGCTGGCGGCGGTGCTAACCGGCAAAGAGAGTCCGCTGGAAACCTTGTTCCCCGGCGGCGAGTACACGGTCGTCGAATACATTTATCGCGATTGGGCAGTGGCCCGCTACTTCAACAGCATCGCCCGCTCGGTGGTCGAAGCGGCGCAGAAGGCGAAAGGCGGCAAGCAACTGCGGGTGATTGAAATTGGCGCTGGCACGGGCGGCACGTCGTCGGCGTTGTTGCCCGCCCTCTCGCCCGACTCGGTTTACCACTACACCGACGTTTCGGACTTCTTCCTGGCTCGCGCCGGACAGAACTTCAAAGACTATGCGTTTGTGCGTTACGGCCTGCTGGACATCGAGCAAGACCCGGCGGCGCAAGGCTACACGCCACACAGCTTCGACGTGGTGGTGGCCGCCAACGCCCTGCACGCCACCCGCAACCTGCATCAGACTTTGCAGAACGCGAGAACGCTCCTCGCGCCAGGCGGCCTGCTGGTGCTGTACGAAGCGACCGATCATCAATCGTGGTTCGACATCACCACCGGCCTCATCGAAGGCTGGCAGTTGTTTGAAGACGACCTGCGAACCGACAACCCGTTGCTGTCGGCGGAGCAGTGGCTGGCGACGTTCCAAGCGAACGGCTTTGACGAAGCGATGGCTTTGCCAGAGCGCGGCTCGGCGGCGGAAATTTTGCGTCAGCATATTTTGGTGGCGCGCGCGCCGTTGACGGGGCAGAGGGCAGAGTCGGCTGAACCGGAGTGGGAAGGGACTCGAACGAATCAAGTTGCCCAATCCGTATCGGCTTCCCCGACTCCGGCTGAGGAGTTGCGGAGTCAGTTGGAGTCGGCTTTGCCCGACGAGCGCGAAGAGTTGCTGGTCGGGTTTGCGCGAACCCAGGTCACCAAAGTCCTGCGAATCGATCCGTCACACCCGCTCGACCGCAAACAGCGCTTGATGGATTTGGGCGTGGACTCGTTGATGGCGGTTGAACTGCGGAACCTGCTGACGAGCGGCCTGGGGCTGGCGCGCAAACTGCCGGCGACGTTGATGTTCGATTACCCGACGGTTGAAGCGATTGCGCGTTATCTGGAGCGCGAGATGTTTGACGGCGAGAAGCCGGCGCAGACTCAGCCGCGCCTCGAGGCGGCCCAGTCCGCGCTCTCGGCAGACGCGATTGAACAACTTTCGGAAGACGAAGTGGAAGCGTTGTTGTTGAAGAAGCTGGATGGGATGACGAAATGA